TATGGGTCAAGATTTCGTCGGTGTGTATCATCTGACTGAAAATAAGACTTATTTTTATGAAAAAGGTCGTGGCGGCGAGATGACGGTTTCTGAAACTCGTGAAGGCTACGATTATCCTGATATTCGTGAGCGTTTGGGTGCGCTGATGTTTGCCTCGTTTGAAGAGTCACTCGAATTGGTACAAATGGCGCTTGAAGACTTTGATGTGGATGAGTTTTTAGCCGGTGAGATGACACCTGTATTGTTCGGTACCGCACTGGGTAACTTTGGTGTCAATATGGTACTTGATACCTTAATAAAATACTCACCACCACCAAAAGCGCATCCAACCAATGAGCGCGAAGTGGCAGCGACTGAGACAACGTTTAGTGGTTTCGTTTTTAAAATTCAGGCCAACATGGATCCGCGTCATCGTGACCGTATTGCATTTTTACGAGTTTGCTCAGGCAAGTACGAAAAAGGCATGAAATTAAAGCATGTGCGTCTGGGTAAGGACGTACGTATTGCTGATGCTTTGACCTTTTTGGCGGGCGATCGTGCAGCGTTAGAAGAAGCATATCCGGGTGATATTATTGGTCTGCACAACCATGGCACCATTTCTATCGGCGATAGCTTTACGGAAGGCGAAGAGCTGAATTTTACTGGTATTCCACATTTCGCCCCTGAGCTGTTCCGCCGTGTTATTCTAAAAGACCCACTCAAATCGAAAGCGCTGCAAAAAGGTCTGCAGCAATTGAGTGAGGAGGGCGCAACGCAGGTCTTTATGCCGCAAATTAATAATGATTTAATCTTGGGCGCGGTCGGTGTGCTACAGTTTGAAGTGGTCGCCCATCGTCTCAAAGAAGAATACAAAGTGCAGTGTATCTTTGAGCCGGTATCTATTGCGACGGTACGCTGGATTCATTGCGATGATGAAGTAGCGCTTGCGAAATTTAAGCGTAAAGCCCATGACCAACTATCACTAGATGGCGGTGGTCATCTGACTTATCTTGCGCCATCACGGGTGAATTTACAGCTGATGCAAGATCGCTATCCAGAAGTGACGTTTAGTAATACTCGCGAACACTAGAGTAAGTTGCTCCATTTTGCTTAATTTTAAAAGGCACGCTATCGTGTCTTTTTTATGAGCTATCTAAAGCGTACCACACTGGTTTTTTATCAACAGTGAGCATTCAAAAACACCAACAGTGTTCCTACAATATAGGACAAAGGTTACGGTAGAATATCAGTAAATCTTATAGATATATTAAAGAGGCTAATATATTAAAGAGGCTATATGAAAATTGCCTGGAAATTGAGATCAAGTATCTTAATACCAATCATAAATGGATAAATGATATTACCAATCAGCGCATTAACACTCTGGTTGTTAATAGTAAACCGTCTGAATCTGCATCGATCACTACCAAAACCAATCCAGCTGCTATCAAAAGCGCTCTTGATGGTTTTGTCGCGTCGCAATTTAATGAGCTACCGAGAGGCAGTGCATTTGCCTACAGCCTAACGGTGACACCTGAATATGTGGGTCATATCAATGATTTTGAGGTATTCGAGATAAGCTCGTAGGTCTTTACTGGCGGCGCACATGGAATGCTATATAGCAAATATCTATAGTTGAAATACTTTAAAGTCGCTACCGTATTGCTGGTGTAAATTTTTTGCAGCCTCTGTCTGCGTAGGCACAGCAAGCAAGAAAAATTTGCACCAGTAGTACCTGTTGTATCGATATTACTTTTCACCGACTATAGTATTTGACCAAAAGTCAAAAAAGCAAATTAAACTGGCGGATATGCTGCAAAGCGGTAAAAAACCACAAGTTAAAGCGCTTATCTATAATGCTTATAAAGACTGGGTGAAAACGGTCGATAAAGATGTTAAAAACTACGAAAAAAATTGGCCGTTTACTCTCAGTGATAACGTGACATTGACGGATAAAGGGATTGATATTCGTTATCAGCATTATGCTATCGCTCCCTATGTTTATGGTATGCCAGTGCTTAGCATTCCTTATGATAAGCTTGTCGGTATCATACAACCGCGCTTTATCCCTAAATAATAAGGCTATAAACGCAAGATAGAACGGGATGGATCTGTTAATGACCATCATGAGACATTTAATAACTAAGGAGTCATCGCATGACAAACGATATAGAGAATATGAATGCCGCAGCAACCAATACATGGCAGCTAAATGCCTTGACAGAGGCACTTGGCGATCTAACATTGACGGTCACTGACAGCCTCTCTATAGGTCGCGGTAGTGATAATGATCTAGTGCTAGGTAGCAAGCAAATTTCACGCAATCATGCACAACTGAGTGTCTTAAACGGTCAGCTATACGTGAAAGATTTGGAGTCGTCAAACGGCACTTTTATTAATGATGAGCGTATCGCAGCCAATGAATCGAAGTACTTAGAAGCAAATGATACGCTTGGGTTTGCAAGCTTGAGCTTTCAAGTAAGTGCGCCAGTGGCTGCTACTGCGATTCCTGAGCAAGCAGTTGCCGATAAACCAACTTTGATGTTGAGTCCTGATACTGAAATAGCGCTTATTGTTGAAGCAGAGCCAGTCGTTAAAGAAACAGGAATCTCAGAAATCTTATTAGCCGCTGACAGTGCCGAACCAGTATTGAGCGAAGTAGAATATAGTCCTACTGAAACCATGCCAATCCCTTCTGCTCATCAAGAATCACTAGTAGAGCAGCCCGTCTTAGCTGATGAGCCTGTAATAAACAAAGCCACTGTATCTGAAACTTTTTCAGAAACGTCTTATGCAAGCGAGGCACCAGTCATTGAGGCAGCCGTTGAGCTAGAGCATGACAAAACAACCAAAACCGCCTTGCAAGAAGAAGCAGATCCGGATGTTTTACGAGCGAAACAGGCTGCTACGTCACAGTTTTCAGGCACTGCCAATCTAGGTCAATCTCGTGATTTGGGTACCACAGGTAATAATGCGATGGATCAAGCGCTTGATAATCCTGCTAATGAAGGAGCGGTTGAAAAGAAACCGAGCGGCGGTTGGTTTATATGGGTATTTGTCGCGATTATCATTATTGGCTTAGCACTATGGTTGTTTAATACAGGCATGGTATAGCCAATCTTTAATGACAGGGCTATCTTTCTTTGTTTATTTGAATAATAAAGCTGCTAGCTTATAAAAGTTGTCGTTGATTCACTTTGAGATATTTTTGCTTTAAGACATTAGCCTTATGCCGCTGATAAGTATTAGCGCTTGGCAGGTTTACATAATTATTGAGTGTTTTTAGCAATCAATAATCAATCCAAGAGAGTTAAGTGACTAGATGTTTTGGCTAAAAGATAGACCATTGGAATAAGAGTGGTAAAAGTAGCTGTTTCTACGAAATAAAAATCCTTTTATAATCAGTTGCTTGAGATTTATTTTTAAAATAAAGTCAAAAATACTAAAAAAGGGCTTGCGTCTGTCAAAATATTTGATAGAATAGCCTCCACTTTGAGAGAACAAGCCGACTTAGCTCAGTTGGTAGAGCAACTGACTTGTAATCAGTAGGTCGCCAGTTCGATCCCGGCAGTCGGCACCATCTCTCTCAAAGCCGCTTTTTATGAATTTGCTTTAAATTAAAGTATTTTTGTACCAAGCAATCTAGGTGGGATTGGGGAGCGGTCAAACCCAACAGACTGTAAATCTGTCGCGAAAGCTTCGAAGGTTCGAATCCTTCTCCCACCACCATATTTTTTCTAAGTTTGTCTTAGCGCCAAGCATACTCTATATCAATTAATGATTCTTTATTAGAGTCAATACAGGTTAGAGTAGATGCGGGTGTGGTATAATGGTAACACCTTAGCCTTCCAAGCTAATGACGCGGGTTCGATTCCCGCCACCCGCTCCATATATGTACCATCGCACAAACCATCAATATTCATCACGACAGTCAGTTATTATTGCTGTATCGTGATATTTTTTTTAGTGCAACTTAGTGGTTGGCTAGAATACGCTCATATAGCTCAGCGGTAGAGCACTCCCTTGGTAAGGGAGAGGTCTTGAGTTCAATTCTCAATATGAGCTCCATTTATTGTTCAATCCTTTATATTTGCTTTGCTACTTTCGTATACAGCTTGGCATTGGTATCGAAATTATAAATTATCGAAAATTATACATACAGTGTGGCAGAGAATAATTCAAAGGTGACACTGAGGTGTTGCCTTTTTGTGCTGTCAGTTTATTAGCGAGTGCTGCATTTGCCTACTAAATTAGCTGTATGAAGGATTAAATGAGTAGTAGTTAGATAAAGTAGTGTAACAGCGGTGCTGTATATTAACTTGTCATGTTCAATAGATTGAAAAGCACGTATAATGCCCCTATTTATACGCTTAACAGTTAAAATATCGAACGCAAAGAAAGATAGTATAGCGCTACAATTATTGTTCTAATAGATATTATTTTAATAGAAAAAGCACAGTGTCAACGGTTTGATGGTCATACATCATAAGCCGTCAAACAGTTATTTACCGATCTTTGATTGATAAATATTCACCAAAAAAAGAGGAAATACCCATGGCAAAGGCCAAGTTTGAACGTCTAAAACCACATGTTAACGTCGGTACCATCGGACACGTTGACCACG
This window of the Psychrobacter arcticus 273-4 genome carries:
- a CDS encoding peptide chain release factor 3 codes for the protein MSVDPKKLNKEVAKRRTFAIISHPDAGKTTMTEKLLLWGQAIQVVGEVKGRKTDRHATSDWMSMEQERGISITTSVMQFPYQEHVVNLLDTPGHADFSEDTYRTLTAVDSALMMVDGAKGVEERTIKLMEVCRMRDTPIISFVNKLDRQIREPLELLSEIEAVLKIKCIPITWPIGMGQDFVGVYHLTENKTYFYEKGRGGEMTVSETREGYDYPDIRERLGALMFASFEESLELVQMALEDFDVDEFLAGEMTPVLFGTALGNFGVNMVLDTLIKYSPPPKAHPTNEREVAATETTFSGFVFKIQANMDPRHRDRIAFLRVCSGKYEKGMKLKHVRLGKDVRIADALTFLAGDRAALEEAYPGDIIGLHNHGTISIGDSFTEGEELNFTGIPHFAPELFRRVILKDPLKSKALQKGLQQLSEEGATQVFMPQINNDLILGAVGVLQFEVVAHRLKEEYKVQCIFEPVSIATVRWIHCDDEVALAKFKRKAHDQLSLDGGGHLTYLAPSRVNLQLMQDRYPEVTFSNTREH
- a CDS encoding RsiV family protein — encoded protein: MLQSGKKPQVKALIYNAYKDWVKTVDKDVKNYEKNWPFTLSDNVTLTDKGIDIRYQHYAIAPYVYGMPVLSIPYDKLVGIIQPRFIPK
- a CDS encoding FHA domain-containing protein, whose translation is MTNDIENMNAAATNTWQLNALTEALGDLTLTVTDSLSIGRGSDNDLVLGSKQISRNHAQLSVLNGQLYVKDLESSNGTFINDERIAANESKYLEANDTLGFASLSFQVSAPVAATAIPEQAVADKPTLMLSPDTEIALIVEAEPVVKETGISEILLAADSAEPVLSEVEYSPTETMPIPSAHQESLVEQPVLADEPVINKATVSETFSETSYASEAPVIEAAVELEHDKTTKTALQEEADPDVLRAKQAATSQFSGTANLGQSRDLGTTGNNAMDQALDNPANEGAVEKKPSGGWFIWVFVAIIIIGLALWLFNTGMV